The segment ACAGGGTAATTTAAGTTCTGCTCACATCCCATGTCAGTCCCACCACAAAGACCTCAGTTTCCTGCAGTAATCACGTACCACAGTGACGACTTTGCTTCTGTAATGCTCGTGATCCACCCTTTTGTCTgcttggcacaatttcagtaGGAATGTGAAGCAACAACACATGGCAGAGATGTAACTACTACTGTCTTACTGTTTCTTATAGCACTCAGGCTATGTCTGCAGTAGCCATCCCCTCTTTCTCTGAAAACAGAGATGTGACTTACTCATTTGATCCCACCGTAACATGGCAGAGAATTTTCTGGCTTTTTTAGGAGGAGTAGATTATACATTTAACAGTGATGTAATAGTAGAGCAAATCCATAAAAGATACATTAAATCACCTGCATCTTGAGGTTTGCACCTTTATATATTGTAGCAGAAACTCTCTTGACCGATAATGGATTAGTTTTTGTTGCATGCATTTGCTTTTAAATTAGGCAGTGGGATTTTGCTGCCTGAAATGGTACGGGGTGATGAGAAGAAGaacaggagcacagctctgctgcaatcTTTGAACATGCTCCTGCAgacaaagggaaaagagagaactgGCTCTGAATGTCAAAGCTTACTGGAACAAGATGGATTCACAAATATCAAAATCAGATCAACAGGAAATCTGTTAGATGTCATTCTCTGCATTAAGACCTAGAAAAAATGGATTTTGTAGTAAAATCAGGATGTTTCTATATGTTCCTTGTTTTGTAATCATGCAAATACTTTCCTAGTTTCCCATCAGTATCATAAATATGAGATGTGCCAGCTTTCTGAAGTTACTTTAAAAAATTAGGAGAGATTGATTGCATGTACTTTGAAATTGAGTAAAATGATGCCAGAATCTTCTGGCATCATATTATGGCAGTAATACTGTGGCTGTACAACACAGTTTCTGTATTACACTCAGAAACAAGTCTCCAGCCACAAATGGTGTCAGCAGCCTCCAGGAGTGTCTACGTTTAGCCTCTTACCTGGAACTAAACTACAGCAGTTGCTCTATCACCATCtgacccctcccccagcagagaaggggaatcaGGAAAACGAGAGAACATCCAcaggctgaaatgaaaataGACTTCATGAAATAGCCAGCCAATACAACATACATATACTTGTATTCAGCCTAGCAAAAGTGCAGCGGTCACAATATCCAGAAAGGCAGACCTCAAGATTAGCAGAGGAAAGAGGACCAAGAGCCCAAGCAGTAGATTCAGACTTCCCTCTCCTCAATAAACTTCTTCCTTTGTGCTGAGTGTGATGCTCATGGTATGGGAGCCAGCtcaagtcagctgtcctggctgacgcaaactgctaatggcctgcagaCTATGGCTGGCCTGGGAATCTGGCCCAGGAAAACCAGGACGGAATATTCATGTTGCTGAGAAATCACAGATTCTTCATACTTGGAGCAATTAGAATAATCCAGTTTTTAGACCAGCACACGTATTTTTGCTCCTATTTCAGGAGACTAATGCAGGTATCACTTCAGTACTCCATCACCATCCATTGTATGTTAACACTTTCTActgtaaataaatattttccaaTGAGTCTGGAAAGTGCTACTCAGTGGTGCAGTCCAGACTGGAAACTAACTGGAGCAGTAGCTTCTCAGAAGAGTCTGACTGCACTAAGATTTCTGGGGAAAGGCAGTTGCATAACAGAGAAATTTCATGTGTGATTATAACTGGAGTTTAAATGTGGGGACATCACATTTGGTTCAAGTACATTGTCCTACTCCTCTTTAGCCCTACTTGGACAGCTATTAGCTGAACAATACTTTTGTCTTAGATTTTTCAAACCCACAGTACATCGGAGTCCCAAAATACGAAGCTCCTTTGAAAGTAACAGAAAATATTAGGGTGGGAGAGATTCCCAGTGTAAGGAAAAATTCTCTCTACTTAGAAGTTCCTGTCACAACAGAGACAGAGGAGTGTAGTAAAGTTTTATTCGAATAAaaggagagtccacaggacAATTCTGGGTGGGGTCTCTCAAattgctgggagcagcagctcccctttTATCCTAAATTCCCAGCTGCacatttccctctccttttccctatTGGCTAAGGTACTCAGGATTTACAGTCTTTCCCAAAACACCTACATGTCCCCCCCCCTTCACATGCAACCTGCCTACTGCATACATTGTATGTTCATTTAAATTAGGTTCTTCATGACTCTGGGTAGAGAAGTTAATATTTAGTAGCCTACTAAGCCTGTGCTCTGGTCTGAAAGTttaggctgtgttcagtgtcatGTCATCTTCTGACAGACTCCTTCCGATTTACCATGATTTGTAAAACAAGGCTATCTTGCAGATGCCTCGTTGTTTATGCACATGGATAAGGGGAACTGTCTggttcccctcccttcctcttccaacctgcctCACCAATTTTTCCTTTGTAAAGACACCAGTTACTTTTAATCCTGTCACCAGCCTTGCACACGTTGTGCTGTGCTATGAGAGTATTCCCTTTCAGTTACAAGCCTTTTTAAACAGCTAAAAACCACAGTGAGCTGTGTGTGCCTGCCTAAGAACATGCACCTCAGTCAGGAGCATGGTATGTCTAACTCTGTATTGGCATGGGAGGAACCTCCCTATATCTGTATTACAATTTAGCACATAGAATAGCACACCACTTACTTTTTATATTTAGAtgtgcaaaacaaaaataaaaaggaatagTGACATTCTAATAAATACTGTATcacaccagcaggaacaaattCTGTCTGGTATATTCTGTTCTCACAACACGGACTCTCAGATGCCTGATTTTGAAATCCTGCGAAGTACACACGTGTGTAAGTGGTTTCACACACCTCAACTACTGCAACTTTGTGGCTCACCATCATCTGTTTACAAAAAAGTTTGGATTTATTTAGTTTTGCAGGAAACATCCATCAACAATGGAAGTAGTAACATAAAGTGTGCATGAACTAATGGCCTCCAGCTAAAACAGTTTCAAAGACTTGCTTCTATAAAGAATAGGTGTAATTTCAGACAGAAGTTTGGCCATTAGGTGTAAAAATTCCCAGTAAAATTAGCAGAAATTACTAACAGAGAACTGTCTTTTTCGGGGCAGAGGCCCTGCTGTGGATACCTGCTCGGGTAACCTGCAAAAGAGTTTTTCACAGCATGAAGCCTGAGTACCCAAACAAGATGTGAGAAGCGAGCTCACTGATAAATTCTAAGTAAGGTTTATTATAAAGGCAAAACAGCGCTGGGCACATAGCAGATTCGCTAGAGGTGCGCCATAACAACATGAGCTTACATAGACGTCAAACACACATATTCATAAAGATCTCCACAAACCCCCTTACATTTCCCAAGCACACCCCTCCTTTCAACTTGCCTGTTGACTGCAGTCTTCAGGGCTGGGATAAAGGTTTGCACTCTTGACCCGGCCAGTCTCTGACATCTCGACACCTGACCCTCCCTCCAGTTCTCTCCCAATACACATCCTACATAACACAAACAGCCAATCAGCTTAAGGATCGAACCCTGCGGTCCCCAGCAACGCcggcacccaccagcacccaccttcCCCTTGCGAAAGCCAAATGTAACAATTTCTCACATAGTATGCTGGGGCACTTTGCCGTTATCCCTCTAGGAAGCCACAGATACGTTCTTTGGCATCTCCTCAGATCACTTCAGTAATGGACTGAACCTGGAAATCTGATGCTTAGCATCACAGCGGTGAGAAGTACATGGGACAAAAGCACGCAAATGAGAATATGCCTTTAATTAGCATTACTCTGAAGGTGGCGAGGAAGGAGCAAAACCTTCTGGTGCTCCAACAGTGTCTCAAATCTCCTCCCTTCCACctaatggctgctgctgctgctgctgcagccactcagTGCCCTGCTCAGAAAATAGCGCCTTCATCCTATACTGGCTTCCAATAGTCACCAACAAACAAGCTTCCCAGTTCACTTGGCTGTCCTACCCGCTCATTGGCTAACCACGCTCCTAAACCCATAGCCCAAACTCGGTGCTCCACCACCTCGCACTCCACGTAGCACACCGTTTCTGCGAGGTGTAACCCGTTAGAAGCCACAGACTGTACCAAGTGTGCCACAGAGACAACGCAAAAATTCTTCACAAAGCGACTGTTGCGTAAAGAATTGTGTGAGCAACGGCGACCTGGACGCCGCACTGTGAGGACGGCCAAGCACGCCACGCTGCCCTGTCGGGCTGCGCGCAGGACCCGGGCTGGGGCGGAAGCGAGGCCCCTCGTCCTTCGCAGGTGGCGGCCGCGGGCGGAGAAAGTTAGCAGGCCGTAGGGCCGCCCAGGCAGACGCGGCGCTGCGCCACTGGCGCCgcaggggcggggggaggcACTTCCCGGCCTCGTTGGGCGCTCCCAGCGGTCAGCCGCACACCACCACCCGCCGAAACTGCCGCCCTgcgcccgcccggccccgcctgCCCCGGGCAGTGAGGCCCTGCCTCTGGGGCGGTACAGCCAATGGGGCACCGCGGGGCGGAGCCGCCGGGCCCCTGCATTTAGCTCATGCGCGGCAGCAGGCCCGCCTTTTCGGCTTGAGCGGTAGTAGCGTTTCTTTCCCGGCGGCTCCGGCGCGGCGTGAACATGGCGGACCAGGCCATCTCCTTCCTCAAGGACTTTCTCGCGGGCGGTGTCGCCGCTGCCATCAGCAAGACTGCGGTGGCGCCCATCGAGCGGGTCAAGCTGTTGCTTCAGGTCAGCGGCGTGGCAGAGCCCGACGGGAACAGAGAACAAGGGCAACCCGTCACCTTCCCACACAGGCGCCCCCTGAGGCTTCCGCGGGGGGCGCCTGGTAAGGAACAgcgggaagggaagagaagagggcgGGCGGGTGCGTGCTTGTTGTCCCGGTGGAACAAAGGGCGCGCGCGAGGCAGCCTTGTGGCGGCTGGTGGGGTGGTCACGTGGGCGGTGGGCGTCCGCCATGGTGGCGGGGAAGCCGGTTCCGCTATGCGGGGCGCGGCGAGGGGTGGGCCGCAAGGGGGCAGGAAGAAGGGTCGAGGGGGCGGCTCCCGGTGTCACTTCCTCCCATCGCGTTCCTAGCGCAGAGGGCGAGGGGAGGGCCGCAGTGTGCCGCCATCTTGGTAACCTTCACGTGACTGCGCGCCCGCGCAGCTCATTGGCCGGGGCTGGGCCTACGTCCGGCGTGCGGGGCCCGTTGTGACCCCTGCGGGCGGGGCTGGCGGACCAAGGTGACTGGTGTGACCTTCGTGGCGGCTGCCGGCGGGAGCAGCCGCGCCCTCGCCGTCGAGGCGGGGAGGCCGTCTCCCCATTCTTGTCCACTTGCATCCGCCCCGCTGTCTGCAAGTCCTCTCGACGCCTTAAAGCTCACTCAGGCGGCCCTTCCGCCCGCAGGCTCGCCGCTGTCAGTAAGGGTTTTCACGCCAGATCGTCTGGGCTGGGCGTACTTACCTTGTGCTTGCCCTTATATCTCATAGCTGGCCTTGTTTTGTGAAGTCCTGAGCTCTTACGTAGCTGGGAAGCAATTTTAAGCTTTTCTGCCTCTTATCATTGTACGAGAGTTCCCATATctatgtgggggttttttggtgtgcgTTGCTTAGTTTTGTGTGTAAAACCTGGGTTCTTAATCCTTGACAGTCGATGTTCCCCAAAATACAAATAGATTCCATTTTTTAGTTTTAAGACCTAGGCTGACCCAGGTGAAAGTTGCTATCACAGCTGTTTTATTGTATTTAGCAGGCATAATTGCTGCGCACGACTGCCATCAGGCATTCAGGCTTAGCAGCTCTTTGTTTTATAGTGGAAGCACAATTAAGTCTAGCGGTAGTGCAGTACAgtcaaaatactttttttttttttatttgcaggTGCAACATGCAAGTAAACAAATTGCTGCTGATAAGCAGTACAAGGGCATCATCGATTGTGTAGTGCGTATTCCAAAGGAACAAGGGGTGCTGTCTTTCTGGCGAGGCAACTTGGCAAATGTCATCAGATACTTCCCAACTCAAGCTCTCAACTTTGCCTTCAAGGATAAGTATAAGCAGGTGTTCTTGGGAGGTGTAGACAAGCACACTCAATTCTGGAGGTATTTTGCTGGTAACCTGGCTTCTGGTGGTGCAGCAGGAGCcacttctctctgctttgtCTACCCTTTGGATTTTGCAAGAACCCGTTTGGCTGCTGATGTCGGAAAAGCTGGCGCAGACAGAGAATTTTCTGGTCTAGGAGACTGTCTAGTCAAAATTACCAAGTCTGATGGTGTACGTGGCTTGTACCAAGGGTTCAATGTCTCTGTCCAAGGCATCATCATCTATAGAGCTGCCTACTTTGGGATCTATGATACAGCAAAAGGTAACATTTTGGAGAGGATCTGATAAACCTGTTTTCAGAATTATGTTGTCTGATTATATCTGTTCTTGGATGTTGCTCTCTATGCGTCTGTAGGAACTGAGCATGTTTGGGCAGGGGTATGTTCGTGCCATCAGTGACATTAAAGTGGTCAAGGCAAAACTGAGACGTGTtgatggcagcaggctgcattcaactgctgttggttttgtagttacagaagtttctcctaatgCCAACCAAGCGTGTTGGTAACCATACACAATTGCAAAAggtttgttcttttcttcactGCATTATTGTAGTTATATTGGGCTGATTCAAGTGTGTTTAAATGGAATGGGATTGAGAAGTGTTTTTACAAAGCACTTTGTTACTCTTGACATTTGGGCATAGACATCATTGATGGTTTGTAGTTTTATAAATTTACAAATATAAAATTCACAGACAGTGACTTAAGTTATATCTCTTTCTAATAAGAGTAGAAAATAGGTTTCTGCTGTCAGTCTGAGAAGAATCCTGGTGCTCCAATGTTACCTCTTTTGAttaccaagaaaaaaaagtctgacTTTCTTTAAATGTATTCTATATTGCCTCAGCATGTTTTGAGTTTCTCGACTTGTTGCAAAGTATGGCTTTGCAGTGGTTCGTAATCATTTCTAAAGTAGCTGTCATGCGCTGAGTGAGCTGGAAGAGAATAAAATGTTAATTACTTCTTTCATTGCAGGCATGCTCCCAGATCCCAGAAATACTCATATTGTTATCAGTTGGATGATTGCCCAGACAGTGACTGCGGTGGCTGGTGTGGTCTCCTATCCTTTCGATACAGTGCGCCGTAGAATGATGATGCAGTCAGGACGCAAAGGAGGTATGCTGTTAATTTGTGCAGTTCTTCTAGCAGTATTAAGAAGATGAAATTCTTTATCCTCCTGGTAGTTGTCCCTCAGCACTTAGAGATCTTTGTTCCATACATTTTAAGTTACTACATGTGCATGATACAACAAAATGTAGTAGGGGGCACAACTTGAGTGTTAAGAATTGTGCTGAGGATGTTTCTTTATAGAATATAAAACAGGTAAATGGACTGCCTGTTCACAATCACAGATTACATGAAGGTAATTGGAGGACAGTATAATTACAGAAAAGAAGGCATAACATTTTTGTGACTTTGCTTTTAATAGCTAGGCAAGCAGATGGGGAGCTTTTCTATTACTTGATCCAAGTATTGTGTTACAGTCTTAAAATGTGTTTTGGGACATTACAAAGTAGCCAGAGAAGTGAATCAGGGCAATTGTTAAAAATACTTTGGATACAATTACAGGAGTTAAGTCTTTGCTCTTTTCCTACAGCTGACATCATGTACTCTGGAACAATTGACTGCTGGCGGAAGATTGCAAGGGATGAGGGAGGAAAGGCATTCTTCAAGGGTGCATGGTCTAATGTTCTCAGAGGCATGGGGGGTGCATTTGTGCTTGTGCTGTATGACGAGTTCAAGAAAGTCATTTAAACAGCCTAACTAGAATTGGAAATCAAATTGAGCAGATCATGTAGAATAACAACCATTATGGACCATTGACCTTCAAGAAATTCCTGTGAGTCTTATTTATCAGAGCCCGATGATACTTGTAGATGGGGCTGGAAACTGTCAATAGAGGACTGATCCATTTCTCAGTAACATGCATGAAGACACTGAATCTGGCAGTTCAGTGtggttattttctattttttattttatttttttttcagcaatgaCTGATGTTGGTTCTAGGTCCAAAGTGGCTGGGTCCAAtttaggcaggaaaaaaaaaaaatgtttgcctGTGGATCAGTCCCCAGTTTCAAGTCCTATCTTCTAGGACCATAAAATTGTATTTCAAAGTACTTGCTAACAAATCATGTTCTTTTCCACTTGTACTGAAGCACTATATACCATTTTGCACAGCCGAACATCTAGCAATTTTGTTCTTAAATTGGGGCATTCTGCTGTAAAACAATAAACATACTTAACTCTGTGTTGAAATTATTACATAAAAGCTTCAGGAAAGCCTCTTTTGTTTGAAAACCTGTTTCAGATAATGGTTCCTCTGATACACTTAAACACTGCACTCTGTAACTGAGTAAGttgactttttaaaatgaaataattgaatGTGAGAACTTTTCTCGGGGGCAgcgggggaggagggcagggaagcatGGGTCATACTAATAGAAATTACTCCCAATCTCTGTGCCTGATCAGTATAtgatgggctgctgctgcaagtgGCTTTTTGCATGATTCTTAGAAATTGGTTTGCAACTTTTTATATTACTTTAAATTGAGGGTTTTCTGTTGTAGTACTAGGAGAACCCAAAGTCCTAAGGACAGTCAAAAAGTAATGCTTTTGCCCTTGGTAAAATAGCTTAAAgtgaatttttctttttctaataaTCAGTATAGAAAGCAACATGGCATTCATGCAAAAACCCAGGAACCTGGAAAATGCCTTCAACTTCTGAATAACCTGTGTATTGTATTGTTGCTGCTATTTGGAAGTGCTGATTGTGCCATACAAGATACTGTCTGACCTGGTTCGTAGCAGTGGtcagtccctctggatggtgaATTTAATCTGAAATAATGCTCATTCCAAGAGGTGAAGTTCATGGGGGGTGAGAGGATATGTATGCTTCTGCGTAGCTGTAAAACACAGATCTAGGTAGGTCAGTCTTCAATATTAAGaggacagtgtctgcttctggggAAGAACTGAGTAATTTCACACACGGCTGTTGGAGATAATACCTACGTGCCGTTCTTCATATGTATGTAATCTTTCATTTGTACTTTGTGATCTGCAAAGACATAGAGGGACCAGTAAAGGACAAGAAGGTGTTCATCCTCCAGTCATATTTTTAAGAACTCTCCCTGTATCTTGAGAAAGAAACAGTGTCACTGTATGAGTCATTGAAGGCTGGCTGAGCTGTCGAGTTCTTTTGTGTGCCTTCTGATGTTGCTATTCAAGATGAAGTATTTATATGAACTACTTGGCTTTGGCTGATTATTATCCTCCTCAGACATAATTTACCTTTTTCATTTACTgtcacaccagcactgcttttAACACTGTATCTGAATGTAAGTACATAGCTGCTTTGTACAGTAGCTTGAGGCAAACCTCATGTACCTACTGCAGGTGGTTTTATCCAGTTGGGTAATGCTAGCTCCCTGGTGATACTGGCAGGTCAGGTGGTGCTGCCTTTGCCAAATAGTCTGCAGTTTCACTTGTGATCATTGGtttgggaggagaggggaagaagttTTGTCTATAGAAATACATTGTTTAGGTTTATCTTCAATGTTGTTGACTTGAAAAGTAGAGATGATGGTAGCATACTGTGTGGTGGACCAAGCTTTGTGAGGAGTAATCAAGGGACAATTGATTACTTGAGTAATCGTGTTACAATTGACTACTTGAGCAGCCCTGAAACGGGTAGGACACTTTTCATCTTGCCTTCTCTTTTTTCAGAACTGGGGTTTTAACCACAAGaaataggaaaataaattaatgcAAGTGTAGGTGtgtgccctttttttttcccagtggaaCTGCAGTTTAGCTATGCTGTGCTACTTGGTGGTGTTCAGGTTTTTTTAGTCTATGGCTTCCCTTTGTCATGCAGCAGCAACTTAATGTGTGATTATGCAGTGCTGGGAACGTGAGGCAAACAATAAATAAGACATTCTTAAAAAAACATTGCTTTCTGCCTTACTGAAACAGTCATTGAAATATAAATACTGGCATCTAAGTGCTGTATTTTTAGAAGGCATTAGAAATAGGGCTTGCACACTTTGAAGGGAATAAATTCATTAGTGTGAGAAAATCTTTATATTGAAAATCCAGTTATTAAATCCCCTTTCTGGTTTTTAATCCAATTCATAACATTTTGCATTGGGTTTTTTCTTACTGTGATTTCAGGACTACTGAGCTCATGAAATGGCTAGATGGCAGCCCAACATTAACACTGGCCAATTGACAAATGTCATTTTATTTCCTGTTGTCTGTTTCACATAAAGTTTGTTGAGCAGAGTGACCATTTGGTATTCCTGATTTCAAGGGTGAAGGGTGATTTTTAAACACTTTAAGTAGGTAGTTTCTGTTTCAGAAAATGCCCTTGAGTATATATGAATGATAAGCTGAGAAAATGTACCACTATGGCATTCTTAAGCAGTCCTGTTGTAGGAAGTTATATTCAGAGCAAAGAGGCATCATGAGAGTGGGGACAGGAAGTAAGTTCTGTTGTAGATGAGAGGCCTTGTCTCACCTTGTGAAGAAAATCTCAGCAAGGTTTAAGCAAGTGTTGACAATAGGTGACAGTACAATAGCTTAGCCAGCAGGATTTGTGGCTTTGAGCAAAACATATTTTATGGATTTTTCTCAAATGTTTCCACCTGCCTCCTGGCTTCAAGTTAGATGGATTTTTGTGGTGTAAGTAGTTTTATAGGTGTTCATTTTGGAGTATTCATTAGGAGGATCCATGGTTTTCTTTCATATTGAGGAATCCAAGTGTCAAGTCAGGTCATTTCTTCAACTATAGTTATTTCCTCAGTACAGTTCTTTTTTTGTAGACTTGCATATTCTAActaaagagaggggaaaaaaaacaaaccatgcAATAAGCTACAGAGTCACTGTTGAAGATCAGAGACATTTCTAAGTGTTAGATACACCAATACCAAAAGCACCACGTGTTGCTATGTTAATGCAGAAGACATGCTCACAATGCAAGGGAAACGTTTTAAGGAGAGTTAGGATGATTTAACTTTTCATGTGATGATCAGTGCTATCTCTTTATCAGCAGAAGGAGAATAGGATAAAACTATTTTAATGCTGGACAACTTTAACTGAGACAATAGAAAAAACATTAACTGATTATTGGCTGACTTATCTGGATTTAAACCAGTTTGGTCATTATCATACAATTTATACCATGGTCAGCCTGGAGTTGTATGAGACTGGAGGCAAGATCATTGTACTGATACAGTGGAGCTTAAAATAATGTGGGAAGataaatgagattttttttaagtggGAGAAAAAGTACTGGTGGGGGGTAAAGTTTGCTGTTGTGTTGAGGGTATGCTACAGAGCATCAAACCAGGATGTcattttgtggtgttttgtcgTAGAAAACTTGTAGGATTGCTAAAtgctgcagggctttgtggTCATGATGTTTTATGCTACTTGGCTATTCTTTGAGGAAAACTTCACCAGCACAGAGTTTCTCTTGCAAGTTTTTATAATGGATTTAATtcagggaaagcaaaaaaaaaaatatatttctcaGTGAGGGTGAGAATGACCAAAAAGTGAAAGAAGGTGACTAAACCAAAATGGATTAAAGAAGTGCGAGGTGTCAAATTCACTGAGTGAATTGTTTGGTAGGTTCTTGTCCCCACAGCAAGTACACACTCAGTGTGGGAAGGTTAGGGTTGTGAATCATGAGATTCTTCAGTCATTAAGGAAAGGTTGTATTGTGCAACGTGACAGAAAATGCAAAGAGTCTTCAAGTAAATGGGGACAAAATGAGGAAATGTAAGCTTTGAAAGGATGTGATTAGCAAAGAATGCTAGGTCA is part of the Dryobates pubescens isolate bDryPub1 chromosome 10, bDryPub1.pri, whole genome shotgun sequence genome and harbors:
- the SLC25A6 gene encoding ADP/ATP translocase 3 → MADQAISFLKDFLAGGVAAAISKTAVAPIERVKLLLQVQHASKQIAADKQYKGIIDCVVRIPKEQGVLSFWRGNLANVIRYFPTQALNFAFKDKYKQVFLGGVDKHTQFWRYFAGNLASGGAAGATSLCFVYPLDFARTRLAADVGKAGADREFSGLGDCLVKITKSDGVRGLYQGFNVSVQGIIIYRAAYFGIYDTAKGMLPDPRNTHIVISWMIAQTVTAVAGVVSYPFDTVRRRMMMQSGRKGADIMYSGTIDCWRKIARDEGGKAFFKGAWSNVLRGMGGAFVLVLYDEFKKVI